One Desmodus rotundus isolate HL8 chromosome 10, HLdesRot8A.1, whole genome shotgun sequence genomic window, TATCCTCTTAAAAACTATCAGTTAATGAAGTTTGTACTGTATAGGTCACAGCTCTTGTGGTTAAAGATTTTGTCCTGTTTCTTCATGTTTAAGTGGAATTGTGGCACACACAATGGGCTAGGGGTGTTAGGTTCTAAAGTTAGCATATAAGGTGGAAAATGTGTGTAGGGTGTTTTCTCACAAACCCCTTAACTCATTCTTAGAATAGAGTGCATTAGGTTTTCTGGGTTTACAGAGTAGTTGATCTGTATTAGTGGGTGGTGTTTATGAAATGAAACATGCTTAAACACTAGACTCATATTCAGCATGATGAGAGAGGTCTTTGGGAACTAGGACTACTGAGGAAGCAGCAGAGTCAGGCCTGTCACCCTAATGCCCTCTGGAGCAATTCTTATTGAGAGGAATGGCAGACAGTTTTGATGTATGTAATTACTTTGGTTGTGCATTTGGCAAATGTAACTAgtttaaggtttttttctttaaacataagTATATGTTTGATGCCACCCCACCGTAACTCCCTTCTCGCCTTTCTTTGAGGATTTGAGTATAAAAGTAATCATTTCGGCTAACTTGTTCTCTAGATTAGTTTTTAagcattctttttcatttatattaaagtCAAAATGTACATAATAAACTATACCAGAATTTTGAGGATCCCTTTTGTAAACACacaaaatgaagttttaaaattgaaaatcctTATTTGGTTGCTTGCTGGCCTACAAGTTCAGGAATAGAGAATTAATATTGTGCCATTTTTGGTAGCTGTGTATGCTAGTATTTGGATAGTACTAAGTTCTTTGAATTTGACTCTTGATGAGTATGTGAAGATACATCTATTTTAAAGGCTCATATGATAACTTTTGCTAGCCACTTTGAAAGGTAAGGCATGTTGTGTTAATAAAGTAATTTGCcatttctgtttattgattttgtgtGTCTTTGTCCAGGTTGCTTTGCTGTTGCATCTTTGACATAGTTTCCTAGACCCTGCTCCATGATTAACTCAAACATCTGAAATGAAGATGGAGGAGGCAGTGGGAAAAGTCGAAGAACTCATTGAGTCCGAAGTCCCACCAAAAACATCCAAACAAGAGACAGCTAAGGAGGAAGATGGATCTGTAGAACTGGAATCTCAAGTTCAGAAAGATGGTGTAGTGGATGCTGCAGTTCTATCTTCAATGCCCTGCTTGTTGATGGAACTGAGAAGGGACTCTTCTGAGTCTCAGTTAGCATCCACAGAGAGTGACAAGCCGACAGCTGGCCGAGTTTATGAGAGTGACTCCTCTAATCACTGCATGCTTTCCCCTTCCTCTAGTGGTCACCTGGCTGATTCAGATACATTGTCTTCTGCAGAAGAGAATGAACCCTCCCAGACAGAAACAACTGTAGAAGGAGACCCTTCTGGAGTGTCTGGTGCCACAGTTGGGCGCAAGTCTCGGCGGTCTCGATCTGAAAGTGAAACATCTACTATGGCTGCCAAGAAAAATCGGCAATCCAGCGATAAACAGAATGGCCGAGTTGCCAAGGTTAAAGGTCACCGGAGCCAAAAGCACAAGGAGAGAATCAGGCTACTGAGGCAGAAACGGGAGGCTGCTGCGCGTAAGAAATATAACCTGTTGCAGGACAGTAGTACCAGTGATAGTGACCTGACTTGTGACTCAAGCACGAGCTCATCCGATGATGATGAAGAGGTTTCAGGGAGCAGCAAGACAATCACTGCAGAGATACCAGGTAGAGGATGTTTTTTAAACTGACTGTAGAGCACCTGATGGCATTTCTCAGCTGTCAGGCTCAGTTAGATGAGTGACACTTGAAAAAGTCCAGGAGACCTGCAGCTCTGTGTAAATTTGAAGACTGCAGTGTATTACAAGACGTGGCCAATTCAAAAAACCTGTTCTGAGGTTTCCAGTGCACTTTAGCACATTAgcgaaaaagaaaatatttaaatggttaATGATAGGGAcaagattatttttaagtaatgaaatttctcacgtctctctctctctgtaacaCATTACCTGAACTCCCATTATTGCCTTTTTAGCGCTGTTTAGATTTAATAATTACTGCTCAGCATTATTACTAAGTACATTATCCTCAGGAATAGGCACCTTGCTTTATTATATAGCCACTGCACTTGAGCTTATGGTGTCTGAAATAACATGTCCTATCTTTCCTTAAAGATTTCTGATAACTATTTCTCCTAAAAAAGTAGTTAATGTGGTTTTTCTCATTCAGTGCATAATAAGCTAGTTATCCTTTTTGCACATTTTTCTATTCTAAGTTGTCACTTgcattgaaaataatgttttgttttttgcaaaaTTTCCCCCTTACTccctaaatctttaaaaagtttgatTGATAGAAATCTGCTTGTTCCAGCTCTCACTGGTATAAGGCTCTAATTTATTACATGTTTGACATACCTGCTTTTTTTATATTATCACATCTGGTACTGTGTACtacaaaggcagtcttgagattTCGTAGTGAAAGGAAGATGAGGTCTGAATGCTTCTTAATTGGTGAAATCTCATTATTGAGGAGACTTATGATTAGGAACATTCTGTAAACTACATGGCACTTAACATCACAACAACATTGTTATTACTACATCAAAGGGGGAAGTTttggttttcaaagttttatgGGTGACACTGTTATTCCTTCTAGTTTActgaaaggtttttttgtttctacACATGAAGACAACATATCatttaaatacaaagaatatttgaaaaacaaaatattggtTAATTAAACCTATAGCTGACCAAACTTATAAACTCAATAACAAGAATGATTAGTTTTAAAGCACTTTATAGctctttaaattataataaaaatctcaCCGGTATGGTATGTTAAATAGAGTTTTACATTAGACTGCTTACTGTTTCAATATCTACTGAATTCCTATGGTAGTTCCTTGTGTTAAAATTAATGGGGAGGGTATTTAATTGAAGCCCATCTGTTGAATGCATGAGAGAAGCAGACTTTGAGGTTGTTCTAGGCAGGTTCTAGGTGtattttcagttttacatttaacatttttaagaaagctTTTAATCCTTGTAAAAATTGCTCATGCATTATTATGTTCTGTTCTAATCTATTAATATCATTATGCATCTCTTGATACAGTGCTTAATTTCACTCACTAAACAAATTTCTATGTAACCACCTCAATACTTTGCCTTTTTATGTGAAGAGAGAAGAAGGTGGGTGAACAAAATTCTCTATGATGATAGACTCCATTGTAGAGGTAGCATGAGAAATGTCTTCATGGGCATTCTGCCTGTTTGGCTTACACAGGTTAGGTGcgctttgttcatatttttcaaatctctttGCTATTTGATTACCTTGAccagtttttaaaactaaaatgccattgatttgtTTCTTGTCTATCCTCAATTGTATACTAACAAAAACCTCAAAGTAAATTATCTGGATCTATAACTTAGTTTCTGTTGTTCACACCATTTAGTAAGTTAGTGGCTTTTGAAAATATGTGAAGTTTTCTAAGGTAATCATGGAGAATCAGATGGTAGGTGGGGTGCAGGGTTGCTGTATAAGACTACCTAGGCTGTGCCCTGCCGTTTCAGGAGGTGCTGTTTACATAACACACATAAGACTGGTCTTTCCTAGAATTATGCAAAGCAGTGAAGATGGAACAGCCTACCTTTAAATACCAGGAAGTTCATTTCAACTGTCCATATTGTTATCCCAGAAAAATTGTGACATTGTGCATTTTTTCgatataaaaaatttatacctCAGTTTCCTGAGTCACATGACTGTGGAGAAGGGATACACTCAACCTCATAGCAAGGGCAGTAGAAAGTTGTATAACTTGTACAGCTGGGACAAATTAGGAACTGATCTGAGTGCAACAACATAGACATTCAGGTGAACCTTAAACTGGATGTGCCTAACAGAATATCTGGGATGTTGAAATTTGAATCCAGCTTTTTACATAGAATAGAAACcaagaggaaaagtaaaaactGAGATTCTTGCTATAATGTTTCATCAAGGTAATTACAATAATTTAATAATTCCGGAAATGCTTTATTTAGAAGCTTTTGTTTGGCAGCAGCTTAAATGTTGAAGGAATTATGCTAAATGTTCTCTTAGGCCAAATAATTCAAcaattaatgtgatttttttaaagagtgaaaatAAGTAATGATGCAGGCTTATATAATGCATGATACTACTTAATAATTGAGTTTGCTATCTAGGCAACAGGTGTTTATAAAGACTTTTCTTTAGTTCACAGTTAACTAGCAGGCAGCTTAGTGTGCACACTAGGTCATTCTcttcttaaagttttaaaaaatatattactgttTTAGGAATCTCTTTGGAGATACCATACCAAGATAATCTGGCAGTTCTTTCACTGGGGGGATTTGGAACAAAAACAGAGTATCTTGTAGTGAATATTAGTATAAAAATACTCTGTAGGTGGTGGTCTTGAGTGTTCAAGACTTTTATCaaatgtctcatttatttttatagatgatCTTTTTATACTGTTAATCACTTGGCAGTTTTACGagcagaacatttttttcttggggGTGGAGTTTTCTCCCTGTAAAATCACTTTAAATTGAGACTAGATTTTGTAAAGTCTGCTCTTGCAGGAAATTTTGATTTCAGTGAATGTGAATAATGGACATCAGACATCATTCAGTTCAAGGAATTCTCTGAACAGACTAACTTATGTACATCAGTGTACAGGGTAGTGGGGAAAAGTTTTTTCAATAACTgttgtttttcataaatatttacccTAAAGTAAAACCTTAGGGTCACTTCATGTTGTCTTGGCTAAAATGACCTGCTTTTGTGTGGTTCAGTAGTCACCATATAAATGCCTACTCAGACTGAGATCCTAAAAATGTACCCACCTTGGTAGATAAGGTTCAGTTGCCTTGGCTGGTTTGCATTTAGAAAATCTAATTGATCTATGTTGGAGAATGTCAGGGAAGCTGTTAAGAACAGCTGTCTGAGATCACCTGGATTCTGAAACTGTAGCCAGCCAGAACAGGTTAGCTGCATTGAAGCCAGGTTCTCCCCTTCTATTACTCACCATACACATTTATGCACTGAAATACGTCCTGATAATCTATCATCTTACCTCACAGGTTTTCTGAGGTTAAGAGTTAGGCTTGATGAATTAACTCTtgcttggaaatttaaaaataaaaaatttgaagtaGTAAATCCtttgtagaaaatttaaaatagaaaaatgtgaaatagaatattaaaatcaTTCATAATCCTTCTTTGTTAACATTGAGTATGTTGTTTTCcgtaatatataacatttatcatATTATGTTTATGTActtctgttttgctttctctcttaaTTGCATTTTGAACTTTTAACCGAAACAcaatattatctttaaaatgtatttaaaaaaataatttagctaACTAAGAAATTTTCCCTAACGTTGGTTCTTTggtctgtttttagtttttgctgtTATTAAAAAGGATATGAACACTTTAAGGGTCTTGACACATACTGCCAAACTGctttttaagaatatattgtttatttcatCTAGGAGCTTAAGTATTTTTTGCATTACATTCTTGCTATtgaggtgttttttaaaaattgctttgcatttctttgatcactagtgaaattgaaaaatCATGTTTGGCCATTTGTATTCTTTTGGTAAACAGTCTATTCATGTTCTTTGCACGTTTTCCTCCTGCcacatttgtttttatggtttGTGAGCGTTCTTAACCTGTTGGGAATTGTATTACTTGGAAAAAATTTGATGCTAATTTAAGCAGTGGGGACTCGTGGTAGAAGATAAGACCACAAACCCACACTGGGAATACCATGACCTTTTTCCTAGATTGAATATGAAGTAGCTAAAAGCCCCACATCCCCACTTTAAGCCTTTTATAATCTGGGTGTATTTTAGTAGCTATTTAGGAGACTCACTAAATACATGGGTAACAAAACACTGAGATGGAGTAATCAGATGATAACTGCCTATTTTCATCTTAGTAAATGCAAATGAGGCAGGTAAAATCCATGCGGTTTTCAGTCTGGCTATAtattagaatcacttggggagcACTAAAAACAGGATGCCTGGGCCCTACTCCAGTCcagttaaatcagaatctctgggtcTGATCCAGGTATCAGCATTTTTCCCCCAGCTTTTTTG contains:
- the ARK2N gene encoding protein ARK2N isoform X1, translating into MKMEEAVGKVEELIESEVPPKTSKQETAKEEDGSVELESQVQKDGVVDAAVLSSMPCLLMELRRDSSESQLASTESDKPTAGRVYESDSSNHCMLSPSSSGHLADSDTLSSAEENEPSQTETTVEGDPSGVSGATVGRKSRRSRSESETSTMAAKKNRQSSDKQNGRVAKVKGHRSQKHKERIRLLRQKREAAARKKYNLLQDSSTSDSDLTCDSSTSSSDDDEEVSGSSKTITAEIPDGPPVVAHYDMSDTSSDPEVVNVDTLLAAAVVQEHSNSVGGQDTGATWRTSGLLEELNAEAGHLDPGFLASDKTSAGNAPLNEEINIASSDSEVEIVGVQEHARCVHPRGGVIQSVSSWKHGSGTPYVSSRQTQSWTAVTPQQTWASPAEVVDLTLDEDSRRKYLL
- the ARK2N gene encoding protein ARK2N isoform X2 yields the protein MKMEEAVGKVEELIESEVPPKTSKQETAKEEDGSVELESQVQKDGVVDAAVLSSMPCLLMELRRDSSESQLASTESDKPTAGRVYESDSSNHCMLSPSSSGHLADSDTLSSAEENEPSQTETTVEGDPSGVSGATVGRKSRRSRSESETSTMAAKKNRQSSDKQNGRVAKVKGHRSQKHKERIRLLRQKREAAARKKYNLLQDSSTSDSDLTCDSSTSSSDDDEEVSGSSKTITAEIPGHLDPGFLASDKTSAGNAPLNEEINIASSDSEVEIVGVQEHARCVHPRGGVIQSVSSWKHGSGTPYVSSRQTQSWTAVTPQQTWASPAEVVDLTLDEDSRRKYLL